The Streptomyces sp. NBC_00569 genomic sequence GCCGACGACCAGGCCCCGGGCCCTGTGGTGGCAGGCGGCGACTTGAGCGCGGGCTCCGAGGAGACGCTCAACTCCAGGTCCCAGCGCTCCCGCGTGGAATCCGGCGCAGTCTTGCGCGCGACGACCACGTCATACGTGCCCGCATCCTGACAGCGCCCGCCGCCCTCCCGCACGACCCGCTCCGCGGTGGCGGCTATCGGCCTCGGGTACTCGGCGGAGCGGAACGCCGCCACCTCGGAGTCACAGCGATTGCCCTGCCGATCCTGCAGGGTCACGGAAATGCTGTCGTTGAACGCCACCTTCACGTCCGCCCCGGCCTTCGGCACCGCCACCGCCGAGACATACGTATCGGAGGAACCGTCCAGGGCGACGCGGTAATAGCGCGTGCCGGCCGCCCCCTTCGCGCCCGACCCGCTGCCGAGCCCGGTGCCCTTCACCCCCGCCTCGATGGAGCTCCGGTACGTCTTCCCGGCCTTGAGCTCCGCAGCATCCGTACTGGTCACCGCACCCTGGACCGTCTTTGCCCCCTGCGCGAAGACGTACGAAGCCGAGTCCTGCGCTGCCGCGACCCCGGGCAGCGCCACCACCACGACCGGCACGGCCACCGCACACATCGCCACCCCGAGCGCCGACACCGCCCGTCCACGCCCGCGCCCCACCACGCGCCCCACCAGGCTCCGCCCTACGCGCCGACTCATCACGCGCCCCTTCGTCGCCCCCGCCATCGCCTCATCGCCGGACGCCCATCCTGCCGCCAGGGCCCCATGCACCCCACGGGCATTCACCAAAGCAAGCAAATAATTTACTCAAGCGAATAAACGACCCAGGCCTGCCTCACGCCCAACCCCTCCCCGGACAGCACAAAGCCCCGACCGCTCATGCGATCGGGGCCTTGAAGAGACTGTCGTCGATACTCACGAACCCGTGGGCACGGAGTCAGTCGCCTCCGTCCACAGATCCTGCTCGGCGCGATCCGCCTGGATCTGGCGGTACACGAGGAGCCCGCCGATGGCGGCCAGTGCGACCAGGAGAAGCTTCTTCACCGCGCGACCTCGTCTTTCTTTGACGTAGGGGACCTCTGGCGCCCGACTATACACACCGACCGATACCGATCGGTGACCTGCACCCGGGCCCAACTCCCGCACCCCGGTGACCAGTCGAACCCGATCACGGAGCTCCGATCACTCTTCGCAGAATGTGGCATTCAGCGTGATTGACGGACTTAAGGGGCGATTACGTCCATCCGGGTGGTGTTCATCTGAACATCGACGCGCCACGGGCGTCGGTCCCCCACTACGGAGCCCACATACACATCATGAGGAAAGTACGCAAATCGCCCAACCCGAAAGTGAGGGATCATGGCCACCAACAAGGTCATCAAGCTGTGGACCGTCCTCATCACCGCCTTCTTCGCGGTGCTGACCGCGATGGGTCTCACGTCCCCGGCCACCGCGGCCACGCCCGTA encodes the following:
- a CDS encoding DLW-39 family protein yields the protein MKKLLLVALAAIGGLLVYRQIQADRAEQDLWTEATDSVPTGS